The nucleotide sequence AGGTAAAAACCACTACCGTTATTCTATGCTCTTATCACCCCAGTGCCAGACATAGCGAAGAAAACAACTATGAGGGAGTCATGTACCACTACAGAGAATTTGTAAAATCAAAGTATTTTGACTACTTAAAACCTCTGTCTGTATAATAAATTATAACAAAACGAATCATTCCTACTTTCTCTACAACAACATGTATGTGCCTCTATCAAGAGTTAATTCACATTATTAATATGGTATCCTAACTACCTAACAACTGTTTCCTCAATAACAGGAGAACAACGAACACGTATTATTTTCATGAACAAAAAGAATTATTTTCACGACAAGAAATATTTTTCTTCATGAAAAGAAATATTTTTTTTCATGAAAATAATTCGAAACTTGCTTATGAACCAACCCGCCATACCTACTAAACAACAAGCCAACAAACACTAATCTTCAACACAAATAACGCCCCATTCCATGTTACTCCTAATCTTTTGTTCTTCTGTTACTATGTCTTAACACGTCCCCTATTACTCTGTTACCATGTCTTAAATTACCCTGTCTCCCCTACTACTTCAAATTTCTTAATTCAAAATTCACGTATATGCTACTTTTACATTACCTTTGCGGATATGGAAAGTATGAACCTTGGGGCAGATGTAAAGCCCATTAACTATACTATCAACGTACGAGGGCAGCTCCTTGACTTGAGCCAACCGCTCGTTATGGGTATCATGAACGTGACACCAGACTCTTTCTTTGCTGATAGTCGTGTACAGACGGAGGAGGCTATCCGCCAACGTGCGCATGAAATAGTGGCAGAAGGTGCGAAGATTATTGACGTTGGAGCTTGCTCTACCCGTCCCGGCAGCGAAGCTATCAGCGCAGAAGAAGAGATGCGTAGATTAGCTTTTGCTCTCCCAATTATCCGAGATGCCGAGCCTGAAGCTATCATCTCTATTGATACCTTCCACGCTTCAATTGCCAGACGCACGGTTGAAGAGTTCGGAGCCGACATCATCAATGATGTTGAAGAAGGCAAAGACCCCAACATGTTCCCTACTGTCGCCGAATTAGGTACACCTTATATATTAATGTCAACAGCTGCCAACCTGCACGATATGCTTATCAACTTCTCACGTGAAGTGCAAGAGCTACGTGCCTTAGGACAGAAAGACATTATTCTCGACCCCGGCTTTGGCTTTGGAAAGGGTGCTGTAGAAGGCAACTATACATTAATGAGTGTAATGGAGCGATTGCAAGTAATGGATCTTCCCTTACTCGTTGGCATCAGCCGTAAACGTATGATTCATCAACTTTTAGGCATAACAGCAGCCGAGAGTCTTAACGGCACAACCGTTCTGAACACTATTGCCCTAATGAAAGGAGCTAACATTCTTCGTGTTCACGACGTTCGTCCTGCCGTTGAAGCTGTAAAAATTGTCGAAACAATGCGCCAGAATGCGGAACAATAAGAAGGATTTAACATATTAATTATAAACCAATAGACAACCCACATTTCCCCCACCATTAGCATTCAAGACCTCCGCTTTATGAGAGGAAACAATGGTGATAAGGGTAGTAACTTTGCTATTATGTTTTTCCCATTTGGAATAAAAGATGTAATCGACATCGTGCTGGTAGCACTGATGCTCTACTATATCTACCGATTGATGAAGGAGTCACGCTCGCTGAACGTCTTTATCGGTATTATGGTGTTCGTTATCACATGGCTCATCGTGAGCCAAGTGTTGGAGATGCGCCTCTTAGGTAGCATCATGGACAAACTTGTTTCAGTGGGAGTCATCGGTCTCATCGTCCTTTTCCAAGAAGACATACGCCACTTCCTTTATAGTCTTGGCGCACATCGAAAAGTAAACAACATCATGAAGTTGTTTAGAAAGAAGGGAGATAAAGAAGAAGTTGACAAGGAGACTATCATGCCTATTGTTATGGCATGTATGAGTATGAGTCGTGGAAAAGTGGG is from Prevotella melaninogenica and encodes:
- the folP gene encoding dihydropteroate synthase, whose product is MESMNLGADVKPINYTINVRGQLLDLSQPLVMGIMNVTPDSFFADSRVQTEEAIRQRAHEIVAEGAKIIDVGACSTRPGSEAISAEEEMRRLAFALPIIRDAEPEAIISIDTFHASIARRTVEEFGADIINDVEEGKDPNMFPTVAELGTPYILMSTAANLHDMLINFSREVQELRALGQKDIILDPGFGFGKGAVEGNYTLMSVMERLQVMDLPLLVGISRKRMIHQLLGITAAESLNGTTVLNTIALMKGANILRVHDVRPAVEAVKIVETMRQNAEQ
- the cdaA gene encoding diadenylate cyclase CdaA is translated as MFFPFGIKDVIDIVLVALMLYYIYRLMKESRSLNVFIGIMVFVITWLIVSQVLEMRLLGSIMDKLVSVGVIGLIVLFQEDIRHFLYSLGAHRKVNNIMKLFRKKGDKEEVDKETIMPIVMACMSMSRGKVGALIVIERGVMLEDIVETGDLIDARIDQRLIENIFFKNSPLHDGAMVISKRRIKAAGCILPVSHKQDIPKELGLRHRAAMGISQDSDALAIIVSEETGRISVALRGEFQLRLSAEQLESILTKEMGNGC